A genomic window from Salvelinus sp. IW2-2015 linkage group LG13, ASM291031v2, whole genome shotgun sequence includes:
- the LOC111972000 gene encoding troponin I, fast skeletal muscle-like — protein MSDKKMTSSRRHHLKSLVLQIAFELIEVEKKEAVQEKASFMAELPALDLSGDQAALVEMLKKLAHTIDKVDEDRYDAESKVTKADKEIEDLRMKVVEIQGMKKPALKKVRMSADAMLQALLGTKHKASMDFRANLKEVKKEVKEEAVDAVGDWRKNVDEQAGMDGRKKKFQG, from the exons ATGTCAGA TAAAAAGATGACATCGAGCCGCAGGCATCATCTGAAG AGCTTGGTGCTCCAGATTGCGTTTGAGCTGATTGAAGTGGAGAAAAAGGAGGCTGTGCAGGAGAAAGCCAGTTTCATGGCTGAGCTCCCCGCCCTGGATTTGTCTGGAGATCAAGCGGCGCTGGTG GAAATGCTCAAAAAGTTAGCYCATACCATCGACAAGGTTGATGAGGACAGATATGACGCAGAGTCCAAGGTGACGAAGGCAGACAAGGAG ATTGAGGACTTGAGAATGAAAGTGGTTGAGATCCAGGGCATGAAGAAGCCAGCTCTGAAGAAAGTGCGTATGTCTGCTGATGCTATGCTTCAGGCTCTGCTGGGCACCAAGCACAAGGCTTCCATGGATTTCAGAGCCAACTTGAAAGAAGTGAAGAAGGAAGTCAAAGAGGAG GCAGTGGATGCAGTTGGTGACTGGCGCAAGAACGTTGATGAACAGGCTGGCATGGACGGCAGGAAGAAGAAGTTTCAGGgttaa